In a single window of the Chroogloeocystis siderophila 5.2 s.c.1 genome:
- a CDS encoding L-lactate MFS transporter yields MDVIDRDSELTVFGLPAEQGRWLLIPLGMTILLCLGSVYSWSIFRKPLENELNISATESLLPYTVALVFYAALMPIAGCCIPRIGTRIMTAIGGIVVGLGYILSSFTTHIGMIVLTYGVIAGTGVGIAYGVPMAVVARWFPDKKGLAVGLTIIGFGLSPLIAAPVANYLIGRYSVRLTLRILGITFTAIILGIAIAMKLPPQDWCPRRIAVPVSTIIPSYPTHLLRSQSFYGLWVCYAIGTLIGLSAIGISSPVGEEMIDINPRLAASSVSLFALFNGVSRPLFGWLSDRFKPHYVAILSYTLILIACVLMANAQKGQIATYVIAFCLFWFCLGGWLAMAPAITLRFFNPDRYVQNYGIVFTAYGTGALIGTLVTGRIRDWFGTYVYVFYLMALLAIIGIVVANLMLKRSDRLYSQ; encoded by the coding sequence ATGGATGTTATTGATCGTGACTCAGAGTTAACAGTGTTTGGACTACCCGCTGAGCAAGGTAGATGGTTACTGATTCCTCTGGGTATGACTATCTTACTTTGTCTAGGGAGTGTTTACTCCTGGAGTATTTTTAGAAAACCCTTAGAAAATGAACTGAATATTAGTGCAACCGAAAGCCTATTACCCTATACTGTTGCTCTTGTTTTCTATGCTGCACTCATGCCGATTGCTGGCTGTTGTATCCCTCGGATAGGAACTCGCATCATGACGGCGATCGGGGGCATCGTAGTTGGCTTGGGTTATATTCTTTCAAGCTTTACCACTCATATTGGGATGATAGTCCTCACCTATGGTGTCATTGCTGGAACAGGAGTAGGTATTGCTTATGGTGTACCAATGGCTGTGGTTGCTCGATGGTTCCCCGACAAAAAAGGATTAGCCGTGGGCTTGACGATTATCGGTTTTGGGCTTTCCCCCCTGATCGCTGCTCCTGTAGCCAATTACTTAATTGGTAGATACTCGGTTAGACTAACTCTGCGGATTTTAGGCATCACCTTTACAGCGATTATTCTGGGAATTGCGATCGCCATGAAATTGCCTCCGCAAGACTGGTGTCCCCGTCGGATAGCTGTTCCAGTATCTACTATCATCCCGAGTTATCCTACGCATCTACTCAGATCTCAGTCATTTTATGGGCTATGGGTTTGCTATGCGATTGGTACTTTGATTGGATTGAGTGCCATTGGTATTTCGAGTCCAGTTGGTGAGGAGATGATTGATATCAATCCGAGATTGGCAGCAAGTAGTGTTTCTCTATTTGCGCTCTTTAATGGAGTCAGTCGTCCTTTGTTTGGCTGGTTAAGTGATCGCTTTAAACCTCATTATGTGGCGATTCTGTCTTATACGCTCATCTTGATTGCCTGCGTGTTGATGGCCAATGCTCAGAAAGGACAAATTGCCACGTATGTTATTGCCTTTTGCCTATTTTGGTTTTGTTTGGGAGGATGGTTAGCAATGGCTCCTGCTATCACCCTCCGGTTTTTTAACCCTGATCGGTATGTTCAAAATTACGGAATTGTGTTTACCGCCTATGGTACAGGTGCTTTGATTGGAACTTTGGTGACTGGACGAATTCGGGATTGGTTTGG
- a CDS encoding DedA family protein: MLNWITDTISSLGYVGIGLLMFLENLFPPIPSELIMPLAGFTVARGQMQFIPAIAAGVLGTVIGALPWYYAGKILGTERLQQLADKYGKWISISSKDITKADRWFERHGGKAVFVCRLVPGVRTLISLPAGISGMHLVPFLLYSTLGTLLWVGLLTYLGYVLGDNYELVDEYLAPVSKIVVVTLLIAFILWVIRKNMRRYS, translated from the coding sequence ATGCTCAATTGGATTACAGACACCATAAGTTCTCTGGGATATGTGGGAATTGGATTGTTGATGTTTCTAGAAAATTTATTTCCACCGATTCCCTCAGAATTAATTATGCCTTTAGCAGGGTTTACTGTTGCTAGAGGACAAATGCAGTTTATTCCTGCGATCGCGGCTGGAGTCTTGGGTACTGTGATAGGTGCATTACCTTGGTACTATGCCGGTAAAATTCTCGGAACCGAACGTTTACAACAGCTAGCAGACAAATACGGTAAGTGGATATCAATTTCTAGCAAAGATATTACTAAAGCAGATCGCTGGTTTGAACGCCACGGTGGTAAAGCTGTCTTCGTTTGTCGCTTAGTTCCTGGAGTGCGCACTTTGATTTCACTTCCTGCGGGTATCAGTGGAATGCATTTAGTGCCGTTTTTGCTCTATTCAACGCTGGGCACTTTATTATGGGTAGGTTTGCTGACTTATTTAGGTTACGTTCTAGGAGATAACTACGAACTAGTAGACGAGTATCTTGCTCCTGTTTCTAAAATTGTGGTTGTTACTCTACTTATCGCCTTCATTCTTTGGGTAATCAGAAAGAATATGCGGCGCTATAGCTAA
- a CDS encoding nucleotidyltransferase family protein, whose product MKRDEVLAILLAHQTKLKDFNVKSLSLFGSVARDEASAESDVDLLVEFEQPVGLLTFVRLQRYLEKILECSVDLGTTDSLKSYLQEPVLREVVRAF is encoded by the coding sequence ATGAAAAGAGATGAGGTTTTAGCAATTTTACTAGCCCATCAGACAAAACTGAAGGATTTTAATGTGAAATCATTATCGCTGTTTGGTTCCGTTGCTAGAGATGAAGCGTCGGCAGAGAGTGATGTTGATTTGCTAGTGGAATTTGAGCAACCTGTTGGGCTGTTGACATTTGTGAGACTACAGCGTTATCTAGAGAAGATTTTAGAATGTTCTGTGGATTTAGGAACAACGGATTCGCTAAAGTCTTATCTGCAAGAACCTGTCTTACGGGAAGTTGTACGTGCCTTCTAA
- a CDS encoding exopolysaccharide biosynthesis protein, translated as MARLSVELHRYFFEEKRPPQVNLSQILALAGERIFGFLFVVLSLPSALPVPAPGYSIPFGILLFLLAVQLIIGAKSPWLPPRLANHPIALRQIQGILKTGIPWLKRIEAIARPRLSYICTSISGRAVIGCAIALMAISMMIPIPGTNTLPAMGIFVTGFGLLEDDGAISLVGLVLCLLGAIFSISILIALFIGGASLLDWLKTQF; from the coding sequence GTGGCTCGACTTTCTGTAGAATTACACCGCTACTTTTTTGAAGAAAAACGCCCCCCACAGGTGAATTTGTCACAAATACTGGCACTCGCCGGGGAACGTATATTCGGCTTTTTATTTGTGGTATTGTCTTTGCCCTCAGCTTTACCCGTACCTGCCCCAGGATACTCAATTCCGTTTGGGATCTTGCTTTTTTTACTTGCCGTACAGTTGATTATTGGAGCTAAATCTCCTTGGCTACCACCACGGCTGGCAAATCATCCAATCGCCTTAAGACAAATCCAAGGCATTCTAAAAACAGGAATTCCGTGGTTAAAACGCATTGAAGCGATCGCGCGTCCCCGTTTGAGTTACATCTGTACCAGTATCAGCGGGCGCGCTGTGATTGGTTGTGCGATTGCATTGATGGCAATTTCCATGATGATCCCGATTCCTGGTACAAATACGCTTCCAGCTATGGGGATTTTTGTGACTGGCTTTGGCTTACTCGAAGACGACGGCGCAATTAGTTTAGTTGGTTTAGTGTTGTGTCTTCTCGGCGCAATTTTTTCGATATCAATTCTCATTGCCTTGTTTATTGGTGGTGCAAGTCTTCTCGATTGGCTTAAAACACAGTTTTAG
- a CDS encoding mechanosensitive ion channel family protein, which translates to MHSRFWAITGSIFLNTVIVSPFSAQIPALPIPLPNLTQQADTSETQVVTASIRLDGRRLFQIAAPRASLQQRVDDIQQRLQLISQNYIQSDSDALQIDIRTENNLPVIYVNDQLLLTVTDLDAQVQQEEDPFSVAQRLAQSLEQNLRRAKQERQPESLQRQGAIASGVFLGVVITSWGIRRWYWRLKQQPVTFATPQTTNPVTTQLTRQRHRNIEEVRRRLFQLTQSLVWGGGTLVILGLFPFTRIVQAWIFTALTIPFTLVIVGIGTYVVIRLSYILIDQFTAAFANNALLTSEDALRLQLRVSTISGVTKSIATLSGVIIGIVVALTALGVNVAPILAGAGLLGVAISLASQNLIKDAINGFLIIVEDQYALGDVIEVGTVGGLVENLNLRITQLRDAEGRLITIPNSEIKIVANLSSRWSRADLNIPVAYHADVDQALKLINQIGVEMTQDIRWMEHIIETPQVLGVENFGDRGLVIRVWIKTQPLKQWDVAREYRRRLKITFDKEGIPIPFPQQTIWLQDSQVQSIVDNNKKNNG; encoded by the coding sequence ATGCACTCTCGATTTTGGGCAATTACAGGGTCAATTTTTCTTAATACTGTCATTGTTTCTCCCTTTTCTGCTCAAATACCAGCACTTCCCATACCTTTACCTAATCTCACGCAACAGGCAGATACTTCAGAAACACAGGTTGTGACAGCATCAATTCGACTGGATGGTCGTCGCTTGTTTCAAATTGCGGCACCTAGAGCTAGCCTACAGCAGCGCGTTGACGATATTCAGCAGCGATTACAACTTATTAGCCAAAATTACATTCAAAGCGATTCTGACGCACTTCAGATAGATATCAGAACAGAAAATAATCTACCCGTCATCTACGTTAACGATCAGTTGTTGTTGACAGTAACCGACCTTGATGCGCAAGTGCAACAGGAAGAAGATCCCTTTAGTGTGGCACAAAGATTAGCACAATCACTCGAACAAAACCTTAGACGCGCAAAACAAGAACGACAACCTGAATCTTTACAGCGTCAAGGCGCGATCGCCTCTGGCGTTTTTCTCGGTGTAGTTATCACAAGCTGGGGAATCCGCCGCTGGTATTGGCGCTTAAAACAGCAACCCGTGACGTTTGCGACTCCACAAACAACGAATCCTGTAACAACGCAACTCACACGACAGCGACATCGTAACATCGAAGAAGTTCGCCGGCGACTTTTTCAACTCACGCAGAGTCTTGTTTGGGGCGGTGGTACGCTGGTTATTTTAGGTTTATTTCCCTTCACGCGCATTGTCCAAGCTTGGATTTTTACAGCACTTACAATTCCGTTTACGCTAGTCATTGTAGGGATAGGAACTTATGTCGTTATTCGCTTGAGCTATATTTTGATCGACCAGTTCACCGCAGCTTTTGCAAATAATGCGTTACTGACTTCAGAAGATGCTTTAAGACTGCAATTGCGTGTTTCAACAATTTCGGGCGTCACCAAAAGTATCGCGACGTTGAGTGGAGTCATTATTGGTATCGTTGTCGCTTTAACAGCGTTAGGGGTCAATGTTGCGCCGATCCTTGCAGGTGCGGGCTTGCTGGGTGTTGCGATTTCTTTGGCTTCGCAAAACCTAATTAAAGACGCAATCAATGGCTTTTTAATTATCGTAGAAGACCAATATGCGCTTGGAGATGTCATCGAAGTAGGAACCGTTGGCGGTTTAGTCGAAAACTTAAATTTACGCATTACCCAACTACGAGATGCGGAAGGACGTTTGATTACAATTCCTAATAGCGAAATCAAAATTGTTGCGAATCTTTCGAGTCGTTGGTCGCGCGCTGATTTAAATATTCCTGTCGCGTATCACGCTGATGTTGACCAAGCGTTGAAACTTATCAATCAAATCGGTGTTGAAATGACGCAGGATATTCGGTGGATGGAACATATTATCGAAACTCCACAGGTGTTGGGAGTAGAAAATTTTGGCGATCGCGGTTTGGTGATTCGCGTGTGGATCAAAACGCAACCATTGAAACAATGGGACGTTGCGCGCGAATATCGCCGTCGTCTCAAAATTACTTTTGATAAAGAAGGAATTCCCATTCCTTTTCCACAACAAACGATTTGGTTGCAAGACTCGCAAGTTCAATCAATTGTTGATAACAACAAGAAAAATAATGGTTAG
- the ahcY gene encoding adenosylhomocysteinase, with product MTATSTKPKYEIKDLSLAATGRQRIEWAGREMPVLRQIRDRFAQEKPLAGIRLVACCHVTTETAHLAIALKAGGADAILIASNPLSTQDDVAASLVADHDIPVFAIKGEDNETYHRHVQIALDHRPNVIIDDGSDVVATLIQQRQHQIADIIGTTEETTTGIVRLKAMFRDGVLTFPAMNVNDADTKHFFDNRYGTGQSTLDGIIRATNLLLAGKTAVVAGYGWCGKGTALRARGMGANVIVTEIDPIRAIEAVMDGFRVMPMSEAAPEGDLFITVTGNKHVIRAEHFAAMKDGAIICNSGHFDIEIDLKSLGATATEVKQVRNFTQEYRMPNGKSVVVLGEGRLINLAAAEGHPSAVMDMSFANQALACEYLVKNKGSLEPGIHSIPTEVDREIARLKLQAMGINIDTLTAEQEEYINSWTAGT from the coding sequence ATGACTGCAACTTCAACTAAGCCAAAGTACGAGATTAAAGACCTTTCCCTGGCAGCAACAGGAAGACAGCGGATCGAATGGGCTGGGCGCGAAATGCCCGTATTGCGTCAAATCCGTGATCGCTTCGCGCAAGAAAAACCTCTTGCTGGAATTCGTTTAGTTGCGTGCTGTCACGTTACCACCGAAACCGCCCATTTGGCGATCGCGCTCAAAGCTGGTGGCGCAGACGCAATCCTCATTGCGAGTAACCCACTTTCGACGCAAGACGACGTAGCTGCTAGCCTCGTTGCGGATCACGATATTCCCGTTTTCGCGATTAAAGGCGAAGATAACGAAACCTATCACCGTCACGTTCAAATTGCCTTGGATCATCGCCCGAATGTGATTATCGACGACGGTAGCGATGTTGTCGCCACTTTAATTCAGCAACGGCAACACCAAATTGCTGATATCATCGGCACCACCGAAGAAACAACGACGGGTATTGTTCGCCTCAAAGCGATGTTCCGCGACGGGGTGTTGACATTTCCTGCAATGAATGTTAACGACGCTGATACCAAGCACTTCTTCGATAACCGCTACGGTACAGGTCAATCAACGCTTGATGGCATTATCCGTGCAACAAACCTTTTATTAGCCGGAAAAACAGCAGTTGTTGCTGGTTATGGTTGGTGTGGTAAAGGAACTGCACTGCGGGCGCGCGGAATGGGTGCAAATGTCATTGTCACCGAAATTGATCCCATAAGAGCGATCGAAGCTGTCATGGATGGTTTTCGCGTGATGCCAATGTCTGAAGCTGCACCAGAGGGCGATTTATTTATTACTGTAACTGGTAATAAGCACGTCATTCGTGCCGAACACTTTGCAGCAATGAAAGACGGTGCGATCATTTGTAACTCTGGTCACTTTGATATTGAAATTGATCTAAAATCACTTGGTGCAACTGCGACAGAAGTTAAGCAAGTTCGTAACTTTACCCAAGAATACCGGATGCCTAATGGTAAATCGGTTGTTGTTTTAGGTGAAGGACGTTTAATTAATTTAGCTGCTGCTGAGGGACATCCTAGCGCGGTGATGGATATGAGCTTTGCTAACCAAGCTTTGGCGTGTGAATATTTAGTGAAGAATAAAGGATCGCTAGAACCTGGTATTCACTCGATTCCGACCGAGGTTGACCGAGAAATTGCGCGTCTGAAGCTACAAGCAATGGGAATTAACATTGATACTTTGACAGCAGAGCAAGAAGAATATATTAACTCTTGGACTGCGGGTACATAA
- a CDS encoding HepT-like ribonuclease domain-containing protein: MKDFTKNMSFVEFQNDRKTIKAVLYNLAIIGEAAGSLLPEIEILYPEIPWVDIRGIRNIVVHEYFRVNLEIIWKTIQTDLPPLIQQLQEVMEHISDS; encoded by the coding sequence ATTAAAGACTTCACCAAAAATATGAGCTTTGTAGAATTTCAAAATGACAGAAAAACGATAAAAGCGGTTCTATACAACTTAGCAATTATTGGTGAAGCAGCAGGTAGTCTCCTACCTGAGATTGAAATTCTTTATCCAGAGATTCCTTGGGTTGATATTCGAGGAATTCGCAACATTGTTGTACATGAATACTTTCGAGTAAATTTGGAAATTATCTGGAAAACTATCCAAACTGATTTGCCTCCACTAATACAACAACTTCAAGAAGTGATGGAGCACATTTCAGATTCGTAA
- a CDS encoding ABC transporter ATP-binding protein, with protein sequence MKRFHYWQLLPYVQPQWKTIAQAFACTLVFTVFWPILAWLAGRIAAYIGQGNVTAIAQIAVISAVVFLSQKIAQFGQDSLMAKAALFIAFDLRQQVYAHLQRLNLSYFETAKTGDLSYRLTEDIDRIGEVINKVFHDFIPCVLQLIVVLGYMIYLNWQLTLSTLIIAPLMAILIGWFGERLQQVSRRSQNQISDLSALLIEVFSGIRLVQAFAAEDYALSRFRQDAERNRKAKYAAERLKAIQFPVIGFLEAISALILLFLGGWQISTGNLTASEFVSYVAGLALLIDPISHITTNYNEFKQGQASVDRIFELLAIKPTVLEKPNAIALPPVTGKVEYRHVCFAYKPEQPVIKDLSLLAHPGERIAFVGASGAGKTTIVNLLPRFYDPLSGEILIDGIDIQDVTLRSLRRQIGIVPQETILFSGTIAQNIAFGKTEFDLNEIETAAKIANAHRFITQLPYGYDTVVGERGVNLSGGQRQRLAIARAVLLNPRILILDEATSALDSESEALVQEALERLMHGRTVFIIAHRLATVRRCDRILVIEQGQIVESGTHEELLALSRRYARYYSQQFN encoded by the coding sequence TTGAAACGCTTTCATTACTGGCAACTTTTACCTTACGTTCAGCCGCAGTGGAAAACTATAGCGCAGGCTTTTGCTTGCACATTAGTATTTACTGTTTTTTGGCCTATACTCGCGTGGTTAGCAGGTCGCATTGCAGCCTATATTGGACAGGGAAATGTTACCGCGATCGCTCAAATTGCAGTTATCAGTGCTGTCGTATTTCTCAGTCAAAAGATCGCACAGTTCGGTCAAGATTCATTGATGGCAAAAGCTGCTTTATTTATTGCGTTTGATCTGCGTCAGCAAGTATATGCCCATCTACAGCGATTAAACTTAAGCTATTTTGAAACTGCTAAGACGGGTGACTTGTCATATCGTCTCACCGAAGACATTGACCGCATTGGGGAAGTCATCAATAAAGTCTTTCACGACTTTATTCCTTGTGTGTTGCAGTTGATTGTCGTTTTGGGGTACATGATTTATCTCAACTGGCAACTTACACTATCTACATTGATTATTGCGCCATTAATGGCAATTTTGATTGGTTGGTTTGGCGAACGATTACAGCAAGTTTCGCGCCGCAGTCAAAATCAAATATCAGATTTATCAGCATTACTGATTGAGGTTTTTAGTGGTATTCGTTTAGTGCAAGCTTTTGCTGCCGAAGATTATGCCTTAAGTCGCTTTCGTCAAGATGCGGAACGCAATCGTAAAGCGAAATACGCTGCAGAGAGATTAAAAGCGATTCAGTTTCCAGTCATTGGTTTTCTCGAAGCTATCAGTGCTTTAATATTATTGTTTTTAGGTGGTTGGCAAATTTCTACAGGGAACCTGACTGCTAGCGAGTTTGTCAGCTATGTCGCTGGTTTAGCATTATTAATTGATCCAATTTCACACATCACAACTAATTACAACGAGTTTAAGCAGGGACAAGCATCAGTAGATCGCATTTTTGAGTTACTAGCAATCAAACCCACTGTTTTAGAAAAGCCAAATGCGATCGCCCTTCCTCCTGTTACAGGCAAAGTAGAATATCGCCACGTCTGTTTTGCATATAAACCTGAACAACCCGTAATCAAAGACTTAAGCTTACTAGCGCATCCAGGTGAAAGAATTGCGTTTGTCGGTGCTTCGGGTGCAGGTAAAACGACGATTGTGAATTTGTTACCGCGCTTTTACGATCCGCTATCTGGTGAAATTTTAATCGATGGTATCGATATTCAAGATGTCACCTTGCGTAGCTTAAGACGACAAATTGGAATTGTCCCGCAAGAAACAATTCTTTTTTCAGGGACGATCGCCCAAAATATTGCCTTCGGTAAAACCGAGTTTGATCTCAACGAAATTGAGACAGCCGCTAAAATCGCGAATGCACATCGGTTCATTACGCAATTACCTTATGGTTATGACACTGTAGTCGGAGAACGCGGTGTCAATTTATCAGGAGGACAACGCCAAAGACTTGCGATCGCCCGTGCAGTGTTACTCAATCCGCGCATTCTCATTCTTGATGAAGCAACAAGCGCCCTAGATTCTGAGTCAGAAGCATTAGTACAAGAAGCTCTAGAAAGGCTAATGCATGGTCGTACAGTCTTTATCATTGCGCACCGTTTAGCGACGGTACGGCGCTGCGATCGCATTTTAGTCATCGAACAAGGGCAAATTGTCGAATCAGGTACACATGAGGAGTTATTGGCCCTCTCGCGCCGCTACGCCCGCTATTATTCCCAGCAATTTAATTAG